In Croceicoccus sp. Ery15, a genomic segment contains:
- a CDS encoding P-II family nitrogen regulator, translating to MKKVEAIIKPFKLDEVKEALHEVGVSGITVTEAKGFGRQKGHTELYRGAEYVVDFLPKVKLEVVVPSETVDRVIEAIVGAAQTGRIGDGKIFVSPIETAIRIRTGELNADAI from the coding sequence GTGAAAAAGGTTGAGGCGATCATCAAGCCGTTCAAGCTGGACGAGGTGAAGGAAGCACTGCACGAGGTCGGTGTCTCGGGCATTACCGTGACCGAGGCGAAAGGCTTCGGACGGCAGAAGGGCCACACCGAACTGTATCGCGGCGCCGAATATGTCGTCGATTTCCTTCCCAAGGTAAAACTGGAAGTGGTCGTCCCCAGCGAAACGGTGGACCGCGTGATCGAGGCGATCGTGGGCGCTGCGCAGACGGGGCGTATCGGTGACGGCAAGATCTTCGTCTCGCCCATTGAAACCGCGATCCGCATCCGCACCGGCGAACTGAACGCCGACGCGATCTGA